A genomic segment from Methanomicrobium sp. W14 encodes:
- a CDS encoding ABC transporter ATP-binding protein → MIETIDLTKEYNGVKAVDNLNLKVDEGEIFGFLGPNGAGKSTTILMLTGMIEPTSGVCTVDGVDVARNPLKAKELIGYLPEDVGFYGNLTAGQNLDYFGQFYGMNSKERKDRIEYLLNLVRLNGVTQTVGGYSRGMNQRLGLAQALLND, encoded by the coding sequence ATGATAGAAACTATAGACCTGACGAAAGAGTACAACGGTGTAAAGGCTGTAGACAATTTAAACCTTAAAGTTGACGAAGGAGAAATATTCGGATTTTTAGGCCCGAACGGTGCGGGCAAAAGTACAACCATTCTGATGCTCACCGGAATGATTGAACCTACATCAGGAGTATGCACTGTCGACGGGGTGGATGTTGCAAGAAATCCACTGAAAGCAAAAGAGTTAATCGGCTACCTTCCGGAAGACGTCGGATTTTACGGCAACCTTACCGCCGGGCAGAACCTCGACTATTTCGGGCAGTTTTACGGCATGAATAGTAAAGAAAGAAAAGACCGTATCGAATATCTTCTGAACCTTGTAAGGCTTAACGGAGTAACCCAGACAGTCGGGGGCTATTCCCGCGGAATGAACCAGCGCCTTGGTCTTGCGCAGGCTCTTTTAAACGAT